A stretch of DNA from Alteromonas gilva:
AGCCGGCACGGATAACCCGGTTTAACCCCGGCTCTTCAAGGCCCATGTCGGCCATAAACTCGGCGCGGTCCTCATCATCCAGCTCGGCAATATCCGACTCGATAGCGGCACATACAGCCACTACTACCGCATTTTCGCCCTCAGCAATGGCTTTTACCTGATCCAAATAGGGATTGTTTTCAAAACCGTCTTCGTTAACGTTAGCGATGTACATGGTTGGCTTCAGCGTGAGCATGTTCATGTAACTAATAGCGGCGAGTTCTTCTTTGCTCAAATCAACAGAGCGCAGCAGCTTGCCTTCATCAAGGTGTGGTTTGATTTTTTCCAGCACTTTCATTTCGAACTTGGCATCGGCATCACCGCCTTTAGCGCGTTTCGCAACCCGGTGCAGGGCTTTTTCGGTGGTTTCCAGATCTGACAGGGCTAACTCGGTGTTGATGATGTCGATATCGTCCTGTGGGTTTACTTTACCCGCAACGTGGACAATGTTGTCATTATCAAAACAGCGTACGACATGGCCAATGGCGTCGGTTTCACGGATATTCGCCAAAAATTTATTGCCCAGCCCTTCACCTTTAGAGGCGCCCTCAACGAGCCCGGCGATGTCAACAAACTCCATGGTAGTGGGGATGACGCGCTGCGGATTAACAATCTTGGCCAGCTTATCGAGGCGCAAATCCGGCACCGGTACCACGCCGGTATTAGGTTCAATGGTACAAAACGGAAAGTTTGCAGCTTCGATACCAGCTTTGGTTAATGCATTGAAAAGTGTTGACTTACCGACATTTGGCAGGCCAACAATGCCACATTTAAATCCCATAATGGAGCCCTTGATATAGAGGTTAGAGTTCTGCTTTAAAACTGTGAAGGCGATTTTGCGCCATTTTCAGATCATTTTTAAGTAAAATTTCGGTGCAACGCACGGCTTCATCAATGGCTTGCTCAATAGCGACGCGCTCATCAGCGGCTGGTTTTCCCAACACATGCCCGGTAACCTTGCTTTTGTGGCCCGGGTGGCCAATGCCGATACGTAAGCGTAAAAAATCACGATTATTACCCATACGGGCGACAATATCGCGAATGCCGTTCTGACTCGAGCTTCCGCCTACCTTGTATTTTGCCACACCGGGCGGCAAATCGAGTTCGTCAAAGGCAACCAGCATTTGCTCGGGTTCGATGCGATAAAAGTTTGCCAGTGCAGCAACTGACTGACCGCTTTTATTCATGAAGGTAGTGGGGTAGAGCAGACGAATGTCCTGACCAGCAATGGTAACTCTGGCGGTTTTACCAAAGAATTTACTGTCGGGAGATAAAGACGTGTTAAACGTTGAAGCGAGTTGTTCTAAATACCACGCCCCTGCGTTGTGGCGTGTTTGTTCGTATTCGGGGCCTGGATTACCCAGGCCCACAATAAGACGAATGTCTGCCAAAGGAATTATTCCTCAGCAGCGTCTTCTTCACCTTCTGCTTCATCAGCTGCAGGCGCTTTTGGCGCAGGCTTGATGGTTACAACAGCAAGGTCGTGTGCTTCGTCATCTTTGCCCAGTTCTACAGACTTAACGCCAGCAGGCAGAGTCAGATCTGACAAGTGCAGGGTTTGGTCCATCTCAACGTTGGTCATATCGACTTCGATGAACTCAGGCAGATCTTTAGGTAAACAAGTAATTTCTACTTCGTTTACGTGGTGCTCTGCAATGCCGCCATCTTTAACTGCCTGACATTTCGCTTCGTTGATGAAGTGAATTGGCACAGATGTGTGAACGTCCTGACCCGCGATAACGCGCTGGAAGTCCAGGTGAGTGATTTTAGGCTTGAAAGGGTGACGTTGTACGTCTTTCAGCAGCGCTTCTACCTTTTTACCATCGATGTTCAGTGTCAGAACATGTGAGTAAAACGCTTCAAAATCAGCAGCATTGATAACTTTGTTGTGGTCAAGAGTTAACGCAACTGGCGCTTCTTCACCACCGTAAAGGATAGCAGGTACTTTGTCAGTAAGACGAAGGCGGCGGCTCGCACCTTTCCCCAGGTCAGTACGGACTTCTGCATCCAACTTAAAAATCGCATCAGACATCAGATGTCTCCAAATAGTATAAAGATTAATTATTCACAGGTTTTCGCGACCAAAACCTGCCGTTGATAAGGTAAACCGGCTACCGTAAACAGGCACTGACTTACCAGCCCTAAATTAAAAGGCGGCGAATTCTACCACTCAGCGTGAAAAGTTACAAACGTCAAAGGGATTTTAATTGATGCTTTGTGGTTGGCGGAGTTTTAACGTGGCTTTTATCGATTACCGTCACCGATTCCACCTCTAATAACTCGCCAAACTGGGTAACGGTAAGCATGTCATGGTTGATGCTGCCGACCACTTCAACCACAGCGCCGTCAAGGCGATATTCAGCGGGTAATTTGCGCAGTGTATAGCGTTGGTTATCGTCAGTTATGAGAGCAAAAAAGCCACCCTCTATCGATTTA
This window harbors:
- the ychF gene encoding redox-regulated ATPase YchF: MGFKCGIVGLPNVGKSTLFNALTKAGIEAANFPFCTIEPNTGVVPVPDLRLDKLAKIVNPQRVIPTTMEFVDIAGLVEGASKGEGLGNKFLANIRETDAIGHVVRCFDNDNIVHVAGKVNPQDDIDIINTELALSDLETTEKALHRVAKRAKGGDADAKFEMKVLEKIKPHLDEGKLLRSVDLSKEELAAISYMNMLTLKPTMYIANVNEDGFENNPYLDQVKAIAEGENAVVVAVCAAIESDIAELDDEDRAEFMADMGLEEPGLNRVIRAGYNLLTLQTYFTAGVKEVRAWTFPEGSTAPQAAGKIHTDFEKGFIRAEVVGYEHFVEFNGEQGAKDAGKWRLEGKEYIVKDGDVIHFRFNV
- the pth gene encoding aminoacyl-tRNA hydrolase, which translates into the protein MADIRLIVGLGNPGPEYEQTRHNAGAWYLEQLASTFNTSLSPDSKFFGKTARVTIAGQDIRLLYPTTFMNKSGQSVAALANFYRIEPEQMLVAFDELDLPPGVAKYKVGGSSSQNGIRDIVARMGNNRDFLRLRIGIGHPGHKSKVTGHVLGKPAADERVAIEQAIDEAVRCTEILLKNDLKMAQNRLHSFKAEL
- a CDS encoding 50S ribosomal protein L25/general stress protein Ctc, with translation MSDAIFKLDAEVRTDLGKGASRRLRLTDKVPAILYGGEEAPVALTLDHNKVINAADFEAFYSHVLTLNIDGKKVEALLKDVQRHPFKPKITHLDFQRVIAGQDVHTSVPIHFINEAKCQAVKDGGIAEHHVNEVEITCLPKDLPEFIEVDMTNVEMDQTLHLSDLTLPAGVKSVELGKDDEAHDLAVVTIKPAPKAPAADEAEGEEDAAEE